The Ancylothrix sp. D3o genome has a window encoding:
- a CDS encoding CHAT domain-containing protein — protein MDRIREAKRLFYLGKEQCDKSRFPEAIASWQQALTIFRKIGNRQGEANSLGSLGNAYNSLGQYQQALDYHQQSLTIAREIGYRQGEANSLGNLGVAYYSLGQFQKAINYHQQSLEISREIGYRQGEAISLGKLGNAYYSLGQFPKAIDYHQQSLEIKREIGYRKGEAASLGNLGSAYDSLGQYQRAIDYHQQSVEIAREIGYRKGEAICLGNLGSAYNSLGQYQRAIEYLQQSVEIAREIGYRKGEAICLGSLGRAYNSLGQYQKAIDYHQQYLEISREIGNRQGEAFSLNNLSETLKKLNRFAEAEKNLWEAITIWEEIRGGLVDDSHKISIFETQKQAYQNLQEVLVAQDKFTTALEISERGRTRAFVELLRQRLTTPANLDKAEEKTTYITISDIQKVAKTQNATLIEYSIVFGEIYIWVIQPTGEITFRQANLKPLETLGKSLNNLEEIILKARVSLGIVEKDNNNQTITLESEFIKDKQDNFPLLQLLYKILIEPIADLLPSHPEAPIIFIPHYALFLVPFAALQNPQGRYFIEDHTPLISPSIQVLQITHEKRVRNLQKKALVVAEPTLHESFQKDPYKLKPYPSMIEAGESIASILDTQSITGNNATKVAVINQMLGTRILHIFAHGLLDEYQNEENAKLGIPGTIVLAPDGEEDGALNAAEILNLELNSEIVVLAACSTGKGKITGDGIVGLSRCFILAGVPSLIVSLWNIGAPAAKFLMTKFYQNLSQGENRAASLRHAMLETKKRFSSPKAWAGFTLIGESDPLELTIQKIQEALRTMANLDNCTPEEIVDAFSRLFDTCDNQFLSQITGLDIQTDSIEELAERIKKWCKTRPNVEENIENEIYEAGAADADEEKPEILEEILRRCQEKYRANENRQTSQNLSSDNKG, from the coding sequence ATGGATAGAATACGGGAAGCGAAAAGGTTATTTTATTTAGGAAAGGAGCAGTGTGATAAAAGTCGGTTTCCAGAGGCAATCGCATCTTGGCAACAAGCATTAACGATTTTTAGGAAAATAGGAAATCGTCAGGGAGAGGCAAATTCCCTGGGAAGTCTCGGAAATGCCTACAACTCTTTAGGGCAATATCAGCAAGCCCTAGACTACCATCAGCAGTCTTTAACAATTGCGAGGGAAATAGGATATCGTCAGGGAGAGGCAAATTCTCTGGGAAATCTCGGAGTTGCCTACTATTCATTAGGGCAATTCCAAAAGGCGATCAACTACCACCAACAGTCTTTAGAAATTTCCCGAGAAATAGGATATCGTCAGGGAGAGGCAATTTCCCTGGGAAAGCTCGGAAATGCCTACTATTCATTAGGGCAATTCCCAAAGGCGATCGACTACCACCAACAGTCTTTAGAAATTAAACGAGAAATAGGATATCGTAAGGGAGAGGCAGCTTCCCTGGGAAATCTCGGAAGTGCCTACGATTCATTAGGGCAATATCAGCGAGCCATAGACTACCATCAGCAGTCTGTAGAAATTGCGCGGGAAATAGGATATCGTAAGGGAGAGGCAATTTGCCTGGGAAATCTCGGAAGTGCCTACAATTCATTAGGGCAATATCAGCGAGCCATAGAGTACCTTCAGCAGTCTGTAGAAATTGCGCGGGAAATAGGATATCGTAAGGGAGAGGCAATTTGCCTGGGAAGTCTCGGACGTGCCTACAATTCATTAGGGCAATATCAGAAAGCCATAGACTACCACCAACAGTATTTAGAAATTTCCCGAGAAATAGGAAATCGTCAGGGAGAGGCATTTTCCCTTAATAATCTCAGCGAAACTCTAAAAAAACTGAATCGATTTGCTGAAGCAGAAAAAAATTTATGGGAAGCCATTACAATTTGGGAAGAAATTAGAGGCGGGTTAGTTGATGACAGCCATAAAATCTCAATTTTTGAAACCCAAAAACAGGCTTATCAAAACTTACAAGAAGTATTAGTTGCTCAAGATAAATTTACCACAGCGTTAGAAATATCGGAAAGGGGGCGTACCCGTGCTTTTGTGGAATTGCTAAGACAGCGACTCACCACACCGGCAAATTTAGACAAAGCCGAAGAAAAAACCACTTATATCACCATTTCCGACATCCAAAAAGTAGCCAAAACCCAAAACGCTACCCTGATTGAATATTCGATAGTTTTTGGAGAAATCTATATCTGGGTAATTCAGCCCACCGGCGAAATAACTTTTCGTCAAGCCAACTTAAAACCCTTAGAAACCCTGGGCAAATCCCTTAATAATCTCGAAGAAATTATTTTAAAAGCCAGAGTTTCCCTCGGCATTGTAGAAAAAGACAATAACAACCAAACAATTACCTTAGAAAGCGAATTTATAAAAGACAAGCAAGATAATTTTCCCTTACTGCAACTGTTGTATAAAATTCTCATCGAACCCATAGCCGATCTTTTACCCAGCCATCCCGAAGCGCCGATAATTTTCATTCCCCACTATGCCCTCTTTTTAGTACCCTTTGCAGCCTTACAAAACCCCCAAGGGCGCTATTTCATCGAAGATCATACTCCCCTAATTTCTCCATCAATTCAAGTATTACAAATTACCCACGAAAAGCGAGTCAGAAACTTACAGAAAAAAGCCCTAGTAGTGGCGGAACCAACATTACATGAAAGCTTCCAAAAAGATCCCTATAAACTCAAACCTTATCCCTCTATGATAGAAGCGGGGGAAAGCATCGCCAGTATTTTAGACACTCAATCTATCACCGGCAATAATGCTACTAAAGTAGCTGTTATCAACCAAATGCTGGGAACGCGAATTCTGCACATTTTCGCTCACGGGCTTTTAGATGAATATCAAAACGAGGAAAATGCTAAACTAGGTATTCCTGGCACTATTGTTTTAGCCCCCGATGGAGAAGAGGATGGGGCTTTAAATGCCGCAGAAATCCTAAATTTAGAACTGAATTCCGAGATAGTTGTATTGGCTGCCTGTAGCACCGGCAAAGGTAAAATTACTGGTGATGGTATTGTAGGATTATCTCGCTGTTTCATTCTGGCAGGAGTTCCCAGTTTAATCGTTTCCCTCTGGAATATTGGCGCACCGGCAGCTAAGTTTTTGATGACAAAATTTTATCAAAATTTAAGCCAAGGAGAAAATCGGGCTGCTTCCTTGCGCCATGCTATGCTAGAAACTAAAAAGCGCTTTAGTTCGCCTAAAGCTTGGGCTGGGTTTACATTGATTGGTGAAAGCGATCCTTTAGAGTTAACCATCCAAAAAATACAGGAAGCATTACGCACTATGGCAAACCTTGATAACTGCACACCCGAAGAAATTGTTGATGCGTTTAGCCGGCTATTTGATACTTGTGATAACCAGTTTTTGAGTCAAATAACAGGTTTAGATATTCAAACCGATAGCATAGAAGAATTGGCAGAGAGAATCAAAAAGTGGTGCAAAACTCGTCCCAATGTAGAAGAAAATATCGAAAATGAAATCTACGAAGCTGGGGCAGCAGATGCGGATGAGGAAAAACCAGAAATCTTAGAGGAAATATTAAGAAGATGTCAGGAAAAATATCGCGCTAATGAAAATCGGCAAACTTCACAAAATTTGTCGTCAGATAATAAAGGATGA